One Solanum lycopersicum chromosome 2, SLM_r2.1 genomic region harbors:
- the LOC138342130 gene encoding uncharacterized protein: MNCIYFILVDKYYVVDAGLRITRGFLAPFIGMRYHLQDYRGSEREPKNGKELFNYRHASLRNVIERNFGAWKSRFRILRQGMNYECDMQVKIVIACAVLHNFLREHQSSDGIFNEYENDDMVVDESDELLAQGNNIASSSRSSDSKMQAHREEIVHKM, from the coding sequence atgaattgcatttattttattttggtagatAAATATTACGTTGTTGATGCTGGTCTACGGATCACAAGAGGATTTTTAGCTCCATTTATTGGAATGCGCTATCATTTGCAGGACTACCGAGGAAGTGAAAGAGAGCCTAAGAATGGAAAAGAGCTATTTAACTATAGACATGCTTCTCTGCGCAATGtaattgaaagaaattttgGTGCATGGAAAAGTAGATTCAGAATACTAAGACAAGGCATGAACTATGAATGTGACATGCAGGTGAAAATAGTAATTGCTTGCGCtgtattgcataattttttacgtgaacaccaaagtagtgatggaatattcaatgaatatgaaaatgatgatatggttgttgatgaaagtGACGAACTACTGGCTCAGGGTAACAACATCGCTTCATCTTCTCGATCATCTGATTCGAAAATGCAAGCTCATCGAGAAGAGATTGTTCATAAAATGTGA